The Leifsonia williamsii genome includes a region encoding these proteins:
- a CDS encoding TetR family transcriptional regulator, whose product MSSPDVPSTPAPRRRGRPADVDPDAVALVALRHFDAHGYDETTMDDIAAAAGVSRRTLFRYFPSKPALVWGGMEPVVERMRAVFDAAGETEPVRDVLARAFTESLDLGPDRLEATRRRLRLMAAHPALVGFGITSLAVDRDLLCTFLARRLRVPADGLRAQVLADALTSANFSALLWWAQHDDGDPARIAVAALDEVLRGPV is encoded by the coding sequence ATGAGTTCACCGGACGTTCCTTCGACGCCCGCCCCGCGGCGGCGCGGCCGGCCCGCCGACGTCGACCCCGACGCGGTCGCGCTGGTCGCGCTGCGCCACTTCGACGCCCACGGCTACGACGAGACGACCATGGACGACATCGCCGCTGCGGCCGGCGTCAGCAGGCGCACGCTGTTCCGCTACTTCCCGAGCAAGCCGGCACTGGTCTGGGGAGGCATGGAGCCGGTCGTCGAGCGGATGCGCGCGGTGTTCGACGCCGCCGGCGAGACCGAGCCGGTGCGCGACGTGCTCGCGCGCGCCTTCACCGAGTCCCTCGACCTCGGCCCCGACCGGCTCGAGGCGACACGGAGGAGGCTGCGGCTCATGGCCGCCCACCCGGCCCTCGTGGGCTTCGGGATCACCAGCCTGGCCGTCGACCGCGACCTGCTGTGCACCTTCCTGGCGCGCCGGCTGCGCGTGCCCGCCGACGGCCTCCGCGCCCAGGTCCTCGCGGACGCGCTGACCTCGGCGAACTTCTCGGCGCTGCTCTGGTGGGCGCAGCACGACGACGGCGACCCTGCGCGGATCGCCGTCGCCGCGCTGGACGAGGTGCTGCGCGGCCCGGTCTAG